The Neobacillus sp. OS1-2 genome includes a window with the following:
- a CDS encoding nucleoside-diphosphate sugar epimerase/dehydratase has protein sequence MTYGKRLTALAILDSFIVLSAVYISYFTLNPDWDIFEIPMLPVTALTLFTCHHVFAFIYKLYNKAWEYASVGELVAIVKAVTLTIIVTGIMQKLVFGNIYVRALMIAWMLHVLFIGGSRFSWRMFRDNIMTKQKEIKRTLIIGAGAGGTMVARQLLNNHEIDLKPVAFIDDDPKKYRLEILGITVAGDSRHIKETVEKYKIENIVIAIPSLGQKELKRIFEECAKTKAKTQIIPKLEDLMTGKVTVNQFRDVQVEDLLGREPVELDIAGISEKVSGKTVMVTGAGGSIGSEICRQICKFNPSKIVLLGHGENSIYLIDMELRRMYQDQIEIVPVIGDIQDRTRIFDVMEEHRPFVVYHAAAHKHVPLMEYNPREAVKNNIFGTKNVAEAADTFGVNTFVMISSDKAVNPPNVMGATKRFAEMIIQSLAPNSNTKFVAVRFGNVLGSRGSVIPLFKKQIAAGGPVTVTHEEMTRYFMTIPEASRLVIQAGSLARGGEVFVLDMGEPVKIVDLAKNLIKLSGYTIEEIGIQFSGLRPGEKMYEELLNENEVHPEQVYPKIHIGKAKVIQASVMSELIESLLTMSEREMHNTLIDVANNRFESSSNLSVAK, from the coding sequence ATGACATATGGAAAGAGGTTGACTGCACTCGCTATACTGGATTCATTCATTGTATTATCCGCAGTGTACATAAGCTATTTTACACTGAATCCGGATTGGGACATTTTTGAGATTCCCATGCTGCCAGTGACGGCACTTACACTGTTTACTTGCCATCACGTATTTGCATTCATATATAAACTTTATAATAAGGCATGGGAATATGCGAGTGTCGGCGAGCTGGTTGCGATTGTCAAGGCTGTGACGCTAACGATTATCGTTACGGGAATTATGCAGAAGCTGGTTTTTGGTAATATCTATGTTCGGGCATTGATGATTGCATGGATGCTACATGTGTTGTTCATAGGTGGATCGAGGTTTTCGTGGCGGATGTTCAGAGACAACATTATGACAAAACAGAAGGAAATCAAGCGGACCTTGATTATTGGCGCAGGTGCAGGTGGCACCATGGTTGCCCGGCAGTTACTTAATAACCATGAGATTGACTTGAAGCCTGTTGCCTTTATTGACGATGATCCGAAGAAATATCGATTAGAGATTCTGGGGATTACAGTTGCCGGGGATTCCAGACATATTAAGGAAACCGTGGAGAAATACAAAATAGAAAATATCGTGATTGCGATTCCTTCATTGGGTCAGAAAGAATTGAAACGAATCTTTGAAGAATGTGCGAAAACTAAGGCGAAAACGCAAATTATCCCTAAACTTGAGGATTTAATGACGGGGAAAGTAACGGTGAATCAATTCCGTGATGTCCAGGTGGAGGATTTATTAGGAAGAGAACCGGTGGAATTGGATATTGCCGGGATTTCAGAAAAGGTATCTGGAAAAACCGTAATGGTTACTGGTGCAGGCGGGTCGATTGGCTCGGAAATCTGCCGACAGATTTGTAAGTTTAATCCTAGTAAAATTGTTCTACTAGGACATGGGGAGAACAGTATTTATTTGATTGATATGGAGCTGCGTAGAATGTATCAAGATCAAATTGAGATTGTGCCTGTTATCGGTGATATTCAAGATCGGACGCGAATCTTTGATGTGATGGAGGAGCATCGACCGTTTGTAGTGTACCATGCCGCTGCGCATAAGCATGTGCCTCTTATGGAATATAATCCCAGGGAAGCTGTGAAGAATAATATCTTTGGTACTAAGAATGTTGCGGAGGCGGCGGACACCTTCGGTGTGAATACGTTTGTGATGATTTCTTCAGATAAGGCGGTTAATCCTCCGAATGTGATGGGTGCGACAAAGCGGTTTGCGGAGATGATTATTCAGAGTTTGGCTCCGAATAGTAATACGAAATTTGTGGCGGTTCGATTTGGGAATGTATTGGGCAGTCGTGGTAGTGTTATTCCGTTGTTTAAAAAGCAAATTGCTGCTGGTGGACCGGTTACGGTTACTCATGAGGAGATGACACGGTATTTTATGACTATTCCGGAAGCTTCGCGGCTTGTGATTCAGGCTGGGTCTTTAGCACGTGGCGGAGAGGTTTTTGTCTTGGATATGGGGGAGCCAGTTAAGATTGTGGATTTAGCGAAAAACCTGATAAAGTTGTCGGGATATACTATAGAAGAAATCGGGATTCAGTTTTCAGGACTTCGGCCCGGGGAGAAAATGTATGAGGAATTGTTGAACGAAAATGAAGTTCATCCGGAGCAGGTTTACCCGAAGATTCATATTGGGAAGGCGAAGGTTATTCAGGCTAGTGTTATGAGCGAGTTAATTGAGAGCTTGTTGACTATGTCTGAAAGAGAGATGCATAATACTTTGATAGATGTTGCTAATAATAGGTTTGAAAGTTCTTCAAATTTGTCTGTTGCTAAGTAG
- a CDS encoding CpsB/CapC family capsule biosynthesis tyrosine phosphatase, with protein MIDIHCHILPGIDDGAKNVEDSLNMAKEAVKEGIHTIIATPHLNSQYDNRKPSILKKVEELNQSLQEANINMRILPGQEPRIFGEILADLETGDIQTLNDSQYVFIEFPSSHVPRYTEKLLFDIQVKGLTPIIVHPERNAELIERPETLYKLVEKGALTQVTASSLCGYFGKKIKNYSMQLIESNQTHFIASDAHNVNNRTFKMDEAFSLIDSKFGSDYVYLFKENAELLIEKKNIIKEMPIEIKKRKKFLFF; from the coding sequence ATGATTGATATTCATTGTCATATATTGCCCGGGATTGACGACGGAGCAAAGAATGTCGAAGATAGCCTGAACATGGCAAAGGAAGCTGTGAAGGAAGGCATTCATACCATCATCGCCACTCCTCATTTAAATAGTCAATATGATAACCGGAAGCCATCCATTTTAAAAAAAGTGGAAGAGTTAAATCAAAGCCTGCAAGAGGCAAACATCAACATGAGGATTTTACCTGGTCAGGAACCGAGGATTTTTGGTGAAATTCTAGCAGACTTAGAAACTGGAGATATTCAAACATTGAATGACAGTCAGTATGTATTTATTGAATTCCCATCAAGTCATGTTCCAAGGTATACAGAAAAACTCCTATTTGATATCCAAGTCAAAGGGTTGACCCCCATCATTGTTCATCCCGAGCGAAATGCCGAATTGATCGAACGCCCAGAAACCTTATATAAATTGGTTGAAAAGGGTGCGTTAACACAGGTAACGGCATCCAGTCTTTGCGGTTACTTCGGTAAAAAGATTAAAAACTACTCGATGCAATTAATTGAATCCAATCAAACGCATTTCATTGCTTCAGATGCTCATAATGTGAATAATCGAACATTTAAAATGGACGAAGCTTTTAGTTTAATAGATTCTAAGTTTGGTTCAGATTATGTCTATCTTTTTAAAGAAAATGCAGAGCTTCTGATTGAGAAGAAAAATATCATAAAAGAAATGCCAATCGAAATTAAAAAGAGAAAGAAGTTTCTGTTTTTCTAA
- a CDS encoding CpsD/CapB family tyrosine-protein kinase, translating to MALKKGKQIVNNKRSLITMMDSKSPISEQYRTIRTNIQYSTVDKNVRTLMVTSSGPGEGKSTTVANLAVTFAQQGKKVLLVDADMRKPTVHYTFNQTNTFGLTTVLTKQISLEEAISETSVENLFVLTSGPIPPNPSELLSSKSMEQIFQTSEKLFDIILFDTPPLLAVTDAQILSNRCEGTVLVVYSGKTEKEQMIKAKELLDSAQSKLLGVVVNHKKVQDTNYYYYYGTK from the coding sequence TTGGCTCTTAAAAAAGGGAAGCAAATAGTAAATAATAAACGATCACTGATCACAATGATGGATTCTAAATCACCGATTTCTGAGCAATACCGGACGATTAGAACGAATATACAGTATTCAACCGTTGATAAAAACGTAAGAACGTTAATGGTTACTTCTTCGGGACCAGGAGAAGGGAAATCAACAACAGTAGCTAACCTTGCTGTTACGTTTGCTCAACAAGGGAAAAAGGTCCTACTTGTGGATGCTGACATGAGAAAGCCAACCGTTCATTATACGTTTAATCAAACGAATACGTTTGGATTGACAACCGTTTTAACAAAACAAATCTCTTTAGAAGAGGCTATTTCCGAAACGAGTGTAGAAAATTTATTTGTACTAACAAGCGGTCCGATTCCGCCAAACCCGTCTGAGCTACTAAGTTCAAAATCGATGGAGCAAATCTTCCAAACATCGGAGAAACTGTTTGACATCATCCTGTTTGATACGCCGCCATTATTGGCCGTAACGGATGCGCAAATTTTATCGAATCGTTGTGAGGGTACTGTTCTAGTTGTTTATAGTGGGAAGACAGAGAAAGAGCAAATGATTAAGGCAAAAGAGCTTCTTGATTCTGCACAAAGTAAGTTACTTGGTGTGGTAGTGAATCATAAGAAGGTTCAAGATACTAATTACTACTATTACTATGGTACAAAATGA
- a CDS encoding Wzz/FepE/Etk N-terminal domain-containing protein, which yields MEETISLKELLQTLRKRLRLIVSITFIAVLISGIVSYFFLTPIYQASTQLLVNQSKNEQSAVQYNEVQTNLQLINTYNVIIKSPAILELVIKDLNLDMTVSELNGKITVGNETNSQVVNLSVQDKSAARAAKIANKTAEVFQKEIVKIMSVNNVSILAKAEVGEHLSPIKPQPLLNVGIALVVGLMVGVGAAFLLDYFDTTIKSEEEIEKLIGVPVLGTIAIIDEAQMKKLQSGRTKQNASLRGETIGS from the coding sequence ATGGAGGAAACAATCAGCTTAAAAGAGTTGCTGCAAACCTTGCGCAAACGACTACGTTTAATAGTGAGCATAACATTCATTGCTGTATTAATCAGCGGTATCGTGAGCTACTTTTTCTTAACACCAATTTACCAGGCTTCGACACAACTTCTTGTTAACCAATCAAAAAATGAACAAAGTGCAGTTCAATATAATGAAGTACAGACAAACCTTCAATTAATTAATACCTACAATGTTATTATAAAAAGTCCAGCAATTCTCGAGTTGGTCATTAAGGACTTAAACCTCGATATGACCGTAAGCGAACTAAATGGAAAAATCACAGTGGGCAATGAAACAAATTCGCAGGTAGTAAATTTATCGGTTCAAGACAAAAGTGCGGCAAGGGCTGCAAAGATTGCTAACAAAACAGCCGAAGTATTCCAGAAAGAAATTGTAAAAATTATGAGTGTAAATAACGTCAGTATTCTGGCGAAGGCTGAGGTAGGAGAGCATTTATCACCAATTAAGCCACAGCCACTATTGAATGTTGGAATAGCTTTAGTAGTTGGTTTAATGGTGGGTGTTGGGGCAGCCTTCCTATTAGATTACTTTGATACAACCATCAAAAGTGAAGAAGAAATCGAAAAACTTATTGGTGTACCTGTTCTTGGTACGATTGCCATTATTGATGAAGCACAAATGAAAAAACTGCAAAGTGGTAGAACAAAACAAAATGCTAGTTTAAGAGGTGAGACGATTGGCTCTTAA
- a CDS encoding SGNH/GDSL hydrolase family protein encodes MKNFLTILLGLACAAVLIFGHSYWNNRIEAAPQKTSSTLDNQAKTTTQTAENDTPNEEIMAYTSNWPTKAVDRFKQALKEKRHFKVLFVGSPAIGSEEAGMYPTVKEKLIETFGDKNIQVDLKTYNSTTTQFVTQNKQKEIAADKADLIILEPFILENNGVVLIDKTLNDITKIIDEVQVKNPNAAFILQPSYPLYQAKIYPNQVAELKKWAEQNKIAYLDHWTAWPDANTEAIKDYLNSDQSAPNENGSKVWSDYILQYFISK; translated from the coding sequence ATGAAAAATTTTCTTACGATTTTATTAGGGCTTGCCTGCGCAGCCGTTCTTATCTTCGGTCATTCCTATTGGAATAACCGGATAGAAGCCGCACCACAGAAAACGTCTAGTACTTTAGACAATCAAGCGAAGACAACAACGCAAACGGCTGAAAATGACACACCTAATGAAGAGATCATGGCTTACACAAGCAATTGGCCAACCAAAGCCGTTGACCGTTTTAAGCAAGCACTAAAAGAAAAGAGACATTTCAAGGTGCTCTTTGTCGGTTCACCTGCCATTGGCTCCGAAGAAGCTGGTATGTACCCGACAGTAAAAGAGAAGTTGATAGAGACATTCGGGGACAAGAACATTCAGGTTGACCTTAAGACCTACAATTCCACCACTACCCAATTCGTGACTCAAAATAAACAAAAGGAAATCGCTGCTGATAAAGCAGATTTAATTATCCTTGAGCCATTTATTCTTGAGAACAACGGTGTCGTACTAATCGATAAAACCTTAAATGATATCACTAAAATAATCGATGAGGTACAGGTCAAAAATCCGAATGCAGCCTTTATTCTTCAGCCATCCTACCCGCTTTATCAGGCAAAGATCTACCCTAACCAGGTAGCGGAGCTTAAAAAATGGGCCGAGCAGAATAAAATTGCCTATCTGGATCACTGGACCGCATGGCCAGATGCCAATACAGAAGCCATAAAGGACTATCTTAATTCCGACCAAAGTGCTCCTAATGAAAATGGATCCAAGGTATGGAGTGATTACATCCTACAGTATTTTATCAGTAAGTAA
- a CDS encoding Ig-like domain-containing protein: MLKRKYVIFVVLSLLLIFQSLPVGKASAQSNSTSVMTSRLAGTDRYETSLSIVRTGWTHAANVIIATGLNFPDALSASALSKSKDAPIILTRPNSLSQDVMTELTKLGTTHAFIIGGTEVISTSVENQLKKLGIRITRLAGINRYDTSVKIAEEIGVNNGIAVATGENFPDALSMASIATIKSMPILLSQKAGLGTNTEKFIKGKKIPVSYILGGNDVLSTSLDQKLPNSKRLGGSTRYGTNILINTEFQASLNYDTVYLATGNSFPDALSGSALAAKSNAPILLTDKGSISTDTLNFMKKKHVKHVVILGGTEAVSQTVEAQINASLLVNATSISLNKTATTLKIGATEALTTTVSPANATNLAVKWSSSDLAVATVDPNGKVTAKSEGTATITVTTVDGNYTASCEVTVHPISVTAISISKTSATLKIGDKETLTATVSPANATNPAVKWSSSAPAVATVDPNGEVTAVSEGTATITVTTVDGNYTASCEVTVQPISVTSISLSKTSATLKIGDKETLTATVSPANATNPAVEWSSSASAVATIDANGKVIAKSEGTATITVTTADGNYTASCRVTVQPINVTSLSLNKTSGTLIVGSNETLIATVLPENATNKDRNWTSSDPSVATVDSTGTVTAVSEGTAMITATTVDGGFTARFSLNVLALKIESINDINSTVYQWDDYSLPAKAQVSMNNKTQVEKDVVWDSSSVDTSVIGVRTYQGTVEGYEDKVRLNLTVKSFQSSLLLTGTSSVIIGDYINSYGITLTNYLSRDIDISKIEIYDDGRLSGIYTKENLAASGISTTISPISQWNIRFSFRYGVSTRNSYFIVYIHNNGHDVPSVYQMKTN, encoded by the coding sequence ATGTTAAAAAGGAAATATGTGATCTTTGTAGTTTTAAGTCTTTTATTAATTTTTCAAAGTCTCCCAGTAGGTAAAGCTAGTGCACAATCCAATTCTACTAGTGTAATGACGTCAAGACTAGCAGGGACTGACAGATATGAGACATCACTTAGTATAGTTCGAACAGGGTGGACGCATGCAGCTAATGTTATTATTGCTACCGGATTAAACTTTCCGGATGCTTTATCTGCCTCTGCTTTATCTAAGTCAAAGGATGCGCCGATCATTCTGACAAGACCCAATTCTCTTAGTCAGGATGTAATGACCGAGTTAACTAAATTGGGAACAACACATGCTTTTATTATTGGAGGGACTGAGGTAATCAGTACTTCCGTAGAAAATCAACTGAAAAAATTAGGGATACGTATAACTAGACTTGCCGGAATAAATAGATATGATACTTCAGTAAAAATCGCTGAGGAAATTGGAGTGAATAATGGAATTGCAGTAGCAACAGGTGAAAATTTTCCTGATGCACTATCTATGGCTTCTATTGCTACAATCAAGTCAATGCCAATATTACTGTCTCAAAAAGCAGGACTAGGCACGAATACGGAGAAATTTATCAAGGGTAAAAAAATACCTGTCTCCTATATACTAGGTGGTAATGATGTTTTAAGTACATCATTAGATCAAAAACTGCCTAATAGTAAAAGATTAGGAGGAAGCACGAGGTATGGAACGAATATTCTAATAAATACTGAGTTTCAAGCCAGTTTGAATTATGATACTGTCTATTTAGCAACAGGCAATAGTTTTCCTGATGCTTTAAGCGGTTCTGCTTTAGCTGCAAAGAGTAATGCACCAATATTATTGACAGATAAAGGGTCTATTTCAACAGACACACTTAATTTTATGAAAAAGAAACATGTTAAACATGTTGTCATTTTAGGAGGAACCGAAGCGGTTAGCCAGACAGTAGAAGCTCAGATTAATGCTTCGCTTTTGGTAAATGCTACCTCGATTAGTTTAAATAAAACTGCTACTACTTTAAAAATAGGAGCTACCGAAGCACTAACAACTACTGTATCACCAGCTAATGCCACAAATCTAGCAGTAAAATGGTCCTCTTCTGACCTGGCTGTTGCAACTGTTGATCCAAACGGTAAAGTAACAGCTAAATCTGAAGGCACCGCAACCATTACCGTCACCACAGTAGATGGGAATTATACAGCAAGCTGTGAGGTAACCGTTCATCCTATTAGTGTTACGGCTATAAGTATAAGTAAAACCTCTGCTACATTAAAAATAGGAGATAAGGAAACACTAACTGCTACCGTATCACCAGCTAATGCCACAAATCCAGCTGTAAAATGGTCCTCATCTGCTCCGGCCGTTGCAACTGTTGATCCCAATGGTGAAGTTACTGCTGTATCTGAAGGCACTGCAACTATTACCGTCACCACAGTAGATGGGAATTATACAGCAAGCTGTGAGGTAACCGTTCAACCTATCAGTGTTACGTCTATAAGTTTAAGTAAAACCTCTGCTACATTAAAAATAGGAGATAAGGAAACACTAACAGCTACTGTATCACCAGCTAATGCCACAAATCCAGCTGTAGAATGGTCCTCATCTGCTTCAGCCGTTGCAACTATTGATGCTAATGGTAAAGTTATAGCTAAATCTGAAGGCACTGCAACCATTACCGTCACCACTGCAGATGGGAATTATACAGCAAGCTGTAGGGTAACTGTTCAACCTATTAATGTTACGTCTTTAAGTTTAAATAAAACTTCTGGTACTTTAATTGTCGGAAGTAATGAAACCCTTATTGCTACTGTATTGCCGGAGAATGCTACAAATAAAGATAGGAACTGGACATCATCTGATCCTTCTGTAGCGACTGTAGATTCCACTGGAACCGTAACTGCAGTTTCTGAGGGTACTGCAATGATCACTGCGACAACAGTAGATGGAGGTTTTACAGCACGATTTTCTTTAAATGTTCTAGCATTAAAAATAGAAAGTATAAATGATATAAATAGTACTGTATATCAGTGGGATGATTATTCACTACCTGCAAAGGCTCAGGTAAGTATGAATAATAAAACACAAGTTGAAAAGGATGTAGTTTGGGATTCATCTTCAGTTGACACATCCGTAATCGGTGTAAGAACTTATCAGGGAACTGTAGAGGGATATGAAGACAAGGTTAGACTTAATTTAACTGTAAAGTCATTTCAATCAAGTCTACTTCTTACTGGTACAAGTAGCGTTATTATAGGGGATTATATAAATAGTTATGGCATTACACTTACAAATTATTTATCAAGAGATATTGATATCAGCAAAATAGAAATTTATGACGATGGGAGACTTTCCGGCATATATACAAAAGAAAATTTAGCTGCAAGTGGTATCTCTACGACTATAAGCCCAATTTCACAATGGAATATTAGATTTAGCTTTAGATATGGAGTTTCAACAAGAAATTCGTATTTTATCGTTTATATTCATAATAATGGACATGATGTCCCTAGTGTCTATCAAATGAAAACGAACTGA
- a CDS encoding PAS domain S-box protein, with amino-acid sequence MFVFHVSYLTIILVLVVMAVIACFFFMRKNHRLKTTLLELEEKLTSVLDYTTDAINITDLDSMVQYVNPAFEQMYGWKNKEVLRKPLPIIPASLREVEEQQRAQLLAGEAIRHWEAQFLRKDGRLIDVSVSISPLRASNGEINGFAAITRDETERKKIERNYQMIAENTSDMVRLIDKDGIIQYASPSHQTVLGYSPTELIGLKFPLFIHPDDRETSIQEFADMMNKRSLVKMEYRKQHKDGHTLYVESHYNPYFDQAGKLTHYIVVSRDISERKHYEQTLKDLAYLDPLTGILNRRALYKILAETVEKAGAEERRFALFFLDCDRFKWVNDTMGHDIGDELLKQLTARIQDVLPADASLFRLGGDEFAILVSRMDGMETVTRVAESILATLQHPWLLGANEPINATCSIGISLFPKDGTDIKTVMKHADHALYAAKAGGRNRFRYYQ; translated from the coding sequence ATGTTTGTATTTCATGTTTCTTATTTAACCATCATTCTCGTGCTTGTGGTGATGGCCGTGATCGCCTGCTTCTTTTTTATGAGGAAGAACCACAGGCTGAAAACCACTTTACTTGAATTAGAGGAGAAACTCACCTCTGTTTTGGACTATACGACAGACGCCATTAATATTACCGATTTAGATAGCATGGTCCAGTATGTGAACCCTGCCTTTGAGCAGATGTATGGCTGGAAGAATAAAGAGGTGCTCAGAAAGCCACTGCCCATTATCCCAGCGTCCCTTCGGGAGGTGGAAGAGCAGCAACGGGCCCAATTACTTGCAGGGGAAGCGATTCGCCATTGGGAAGCCCAGTTTCTTCGGAAGGATGGCAGACTGATCGATGTGAGTGTCTCGATCTCCCCCTTACGTGCTTCAAACGGGGAGATTAACGGCTTTGCTGCGATCACACGGGATGAAACGGAGCGAAAGAAAATCGAAAGAAATTATCAGATGATTGCGGAAAACACTTCTGATATGGTTCGTTTAATTGATAAGGATGGCATTATTCAGTATGCCTCGCCTTCCCATCAAACCGTGTTAGGGTACAGCCCAACTGAGTTAATTGGACTCAAGTTTCCTCTTTTTATTCATCCTGACGATCGCGAGACTTCCATCCAGGAGTTCGCTGACATGATGAACAAACGTTCATTGGTGAAGATGGAATATCGAAAACAACACAAGGATGGTCATACCTTGTACGTAGAATCCCATTACAATCCTTATTTTGACCAAGCGGGGAAGTTAACCCATTATATTGTGGTGTCTCGTGATATTTCGGAACGGAAGCATTATGAACAGACCCTGAAGGACCTTGCCTATCTGGATCCCTTAACAGGTATTCTGAATCGGAGGGCTTTATATAAGATTTTGGCCGAAACGGTTGAAAAGGCAGGAGCCGAGGAACGCAGGTTTGCCCTGTTTTTCCTCGATTGCGACAGGTTTAAGTGGGTCAATGATACGATGGGACACGATATCGGCGATGAATTGCTGAAACAATTGACCGCTCGTATTCAGGATGTCCTTCCTGCGGATGCATCCCTTTTCAGACTAGGAGGGGATGAGTTCGCCATCCTGGTTTCGCGTATGGACGGGATGGAAACGGTCACGAGGGTGGCCGAGTCCATCTTGGCAACTTTGCAGCATCCATGGCTGCTCGGTGCCAACGAACCCATTAACGCTACTTGTTCCATTGGCATCAGCCTGTTCCCGAAGGACGGGACGGACATAAAAACGGTCATGAAGCACGCCGATCATGCCTTATATGCCGCAAAAGCGGGTGGACGGAATCGATTTCGCTATTATCAGTGA
- a CDS encoding PTS glucose transporter subunit IIA: MFKKLFGKKEEVEKTIEVKAYATGKIVKLEDVPNPVFAQKMMGDGIAIEPAEGKIVSPVNGEVIQVFPTKHAIGIKAVNGAEILLHIGLETVSMNGEGFTVHVKEGDMVKAGDLLVTVDLELVKQKAKDIITPLIITNPDSIETVEKPMSAGKVTAGEEMILTVTAK; this comes from the coding sequence ATGTTTAAAAAGCTTTTTGGCAAAAAGGAAGAGGTAGAAAAAACCATTGAAGTAAAGGCCTATGCAACAGGCAAAATCGTGAAGCTAGAAGATGTTCCAAACCCTGTCTTTGCTCAAAAGATGATGGGAGACGGAATTGCGATCGAACCTGCTGAAGGGAAAATCGTTTCACCGGTTAATGGTGAGGTGATACAGGTGTTTCCTACCAAACATGCGATTGGCATTAAAGCGGTGAATGGAGCGGAAATCTTACTGCACATCGGACTGGAAACAGTCTCTATGAATGGCGAAGGATTCACTGTCCATGTGAAGGAAGGGGACATGGTAAAAGCCGGCGACTTGCTTGTGACGGTTGATTTAGAATTAGTGAAGCAAAAGGCAAAAGATATTATCACCCCGCTTATTATTACGAATCCTGACTCTATTGAAACAGTAGAAAAGCCGATGTCAGCAGGAAAGGTAACAGCTGGGGAAGAAATGATCTTAACGGTAACAGCCAAATAG
- a CDS encoding M24 family metallopeptidase — MEHLKEKYSLDKFSLAKVNCLDLKFNDQPPVLSDQTLRERKEKLVTAMKEKGMDLIFIYADREHGANFEYFTGFIPRFEEALVAIEANGASTLFLGNENGKLANYSRLEADLVHVPHFSLPNQPMDNHKSFKDIIGAAIHFDGKNIGIAGWKVFTSRLEENQQLFDVPYFIVDTLQQLAQEHSAKVVNGSALLMGENGGIRTINNADEIHYYEFGSSLASDCVLDALDHLEIGKTETELASFLSRFGQPHNVTTICATGDRFTDAVLYPRKKEVALGDKFSITTGYKGGLASRSGYVVSKTEELPNEVQDYLARVAIPYYAAVVAWLENIRIGMTGGQLYDVMETVLPKEDYHWYLNPGHFTADEEWLSSTVYPESSTVLKSGMLFQIDIIPSVPNYGGASAETGIALADEALRNEIANTYPELWDRFVKRRMYMEEELHIQLQPEVLPLADTVGYFRPYLLNKEEALLFQPNP; from the coding sequence ATGGAACATCTAAAAGAAAAATATAGTCTGGACAAGTTTTCATTAGCCAAAGTCAACTGTCTTGACCTAAAGTTTAATGATCAACCTCCCGTTTTATCAGACCAAACATTACGTGAAAGAAAAGAAAAACTCGTAACGGCGATGAAGGAAAAAGGGATGGATCTAATTTTTATCTACGCTGACCGCGAACACGGTGCCAACTTTGAGTACTTCACCGGCTTCATTCCTCGGTTCGAGGAAGCGTTAGTAGCGATTGAAGCGAACGGGGCGTCAACCTTATTCCTTGGGAATGAAAATGGGAAGCTGGCAAACTATTCGCGCTTGGAAGCGGATCTGGTTCATGTCCCGCATTTTTCCTTGCCCAATCAGCCAATGGACAATCACAAAAGCTTCAAAGATATCATTGGGGCTGCCATTCATTTTGACGGAAAAAATATAGGGATTGCCGGCTGGAAGGTATTTACCAGCAGGTTAGAGGAAAATCAACAGTTGTTTGATGTTCCCTATTTCATTGTAGACACTTTACAACAGCTAGCCCAGGAACATTCGGCAAAGGTAGTGAATGGCAGCGCGCTGTTAATGGGTGAAAATGGCGGAATAAGAACGATCAATAATGCCGATGAGATTCACTATTATGAGTTTGGTTCCAGTTTGGCTTCCGATTGTGTACTAGATGCCTTAGATCATCTCGAAATCGGTAAAACCGAAACGGAATTGGCCTCATTCCTCTCCAGATTCGGACAACCGCATAATGTCACCACCATTTGTGCGACCGGGGACCGCTTTACGGATGCTGTCCTTTATCCGAGAAAAAAGGAAGTAGCACTTGGGGATAAGTTTTCGATCACGACCGGATATAAAGGGGGATTAGCGAGCCGGTCAGGGTATGTCGTCAGCAAAACAGAGGAACTGCCGAATGAGGTGCAAGATTATTTAGCAAGAGTCGCGATCCCTTATTATGCAGCTGTTGTGGCCTGGTTAGAAAATATTAGAATCGGGATGACAGGCGGGCAATTATATGATGTAATGGAAACGGTCTTACCGAAGGAAGATTATCACTGGTATTTAAATCCGGGCCATTTTACCGCGGATGAGGAATGGTTATCTTCGACGGTATATCCGGAATCGAGCACGGTTCTAAAGAGCGGCATGTTGTTCCAAATTGACATTATTCCATCTGTGCCTAACTATGGAGGGGCCAGTGCCGAGACGGGGATTGCGTTGGCGGATGAAGCCTTACGAAACGAAATAGCCAACACCTATCCCGAGTTATGGGACAGGTTTGTAAAGAGAAGAATGTATATGGAGGAGGAATTGCATATCCAGCTCCAGCCTGAAGTCCTGCCGCTAGCAGACACGGTAGGATACTTTAGACCCTATCTATTAAATAAGGAAGAGGCACTATTATTTCAACCGAATCCATGA